One Glycine max cultivar Williams 82 chromosome 4, Glycine_max_v4.0, whole genome shotgun sequence DNA segment encodes these proteins:
- the LOC102665241 gene encoding uncharacterized protein has product MDPVKYIFEKPTLTRRIARWQVLLSEFDIVYVTQKALKGSALEDYLAQQPISDFQPMHPDFPDEDIMEESEDEDKEKWIVWFDEYKACALGIRATIDFRVKLLKVYGDSTLVIHQLKCEWETKDRKLIPYQAYIKELMELFDDISFHHIPREENQMAYALATLSSVFKINPHRDLPCIDIKCHVKPAHYCLIEEEEDGKPWYFDIKRYIKDKEYPAEASDNDKRTLQRLATSFLLSGDVLNKRNHDMVLLRCVNIDEAE; this is encoded by the exons ATGGATCCAGTCAAGTACATCTTCGAAAAGCCCACTCTTACTAGGAGAATAGCTCGATGGCAGGTTTTGTTGTCGGAATTTGATATTGTTTATGTCACTCAGAAGGCATTAAAAGGGAGCGCCTTAGAAGATTATCTAGCTCAACAACCCATAAGTGATTTTCAGCCTATGCATCCAGATTTCCCTGATGAGGATATCATGGAAGAGAGTGAGGATGAAGACAAAGAGAAGTGGATTGTATGGTTTGATG AGTACAAAGCATGTGCCCTAGGAATCCGAGCGACAATCGACTTTAGGGTTAAGTTGCTCAAAGTGTACGGAGATTCGACATTGGTAATTCATCAGTTGAAATGTGAATGGGAAACCAAAGACCGTAAGTTGATACCTTATCAGGCTTACATCAAGGAATTGATGGAACTCTTTGATGATATATCATTTCATCACATTCCTAGAGAGGAAAACCAAATGGCTTATGCTCTCGCCACTTTATCGTCTGTGTTCAAAATAAACCCTCACAGAGATTTGCCATGCATAGACATCAAATGTCACGTTAAGCCTGCACACTATTGTTTGATAGAAGAAGAGGAggatggtaagccttggtattttgaTATCAAACGATACATCAAGGACAAAGAATACCCAGCTGAGGCctctgacaatgacaagaggACATTACAGAGGTTGGCGACCAGTTTCCTTCTAAGTGGGGATGTCCTAAATAAAAGAAACCATGATATGGTACTGCTCCGGTGTGTGAATATAGATGAGGCCGAGTAG